A genomic window from Archocentrus centrarchus isolate MPI-CPG fArcCen1 chromosome 2, fArcCen1, whole genome shotgun sequence includes:
- the LOC115796420 gene encoding zinc finger protein 271-like isoform X1, translating to MASPLPLSSLRLLVPPLRLLTAAMWQVARHQSVKHYWMLEDFVSLMTEAVPQLLTDRQRSLLLLALRAKVTLSDPRSAALRAHPDRIGSEATQLDEEVNRCCSALVTLTDKLTQSPDDARRLLQEVFDQRFNSALQSLISDFLSRIEQLFPIPDFKQAASWLDAAPSGLEDCLQEADKDDLRELLTNQSCLQGQALTAVGCDTEKTLLSVWSHPLFTKLTNPNPPPSDTEVQSDALPEVSSPLQLDVELVKVEVVVMTEDEQEEVEETVIGLEASNESSAVVSDECSVTPVEVERLRDSFGNMANQSEDTDLSCSEVAANALYSISHNSQRVAHKCPQCGKCFIYRSQVIRHLRSNKLCGSALTTSALGQPQPGSGDKEPHLPQSSPPQPRPVRSQSCFQCSAVFRTKAELLSHQRTHRARPVYHCGQCDKEFHHLSSLTNHKQTHLDKGGFTCSRCDKVFESAKERDTHRLQHRLPDLTCTVCDQTFGSQTQLLRHLQTHSVEGAEPCYNCRFCDQTFSGVTQLRIHQRTHTFRSYQCDLCSKTYGSLTGLHSHRASHTAESRFLCPQCGKRFKTRDGLEGHLRTHTGERPYRCPYCPKDFTALAGLNVHVRRHTGERPYVCTVCGKGWPSGGDLQKHMRTHTGERPYICQDCGKAFSISCHLTEHRRIHTGEKPFSCPDCGKCLRRKFDLKKHMLSHSNIRPYACTFCTKSYTRKTHLNRHLLTHRTTDGEAAAAVEAAEEA from the exons ATGG CCTCCCCTCTTCCCCTTTCCTCCCTGCGCCTCCTCGTTCCACCTCTCCGCCTGCTGACGGCGGCGATGTGGCAGGTTGCTAGGCACCAAAGCGTGAAGCATTATTGGATGCTGGAGGACTTTGTTTCTCTCATGACCGAGGCCGTCCCGCAACTGCTGACGGACAGGCAGAggagcctgctgctgctggctctgagGGCAAAG GTTACCCTTTCAGACCCCAGATCAGCTGCCCTCCGTGCCCATCCGGACAGGATCGGCTCTGAGGCAACG CAGCTGGATGAAGAGGTAAACAGATGCTGCTCAGCTCTGGTGACGCTCACTGACAAACTGACTCAGAGTCCAGACGACGCTCGGCGCCTCCTACAG GAGGTATTCGACCAGAGGTTCAACTCCGCCCTCCAGTCCCTCATATCTGACTTCCTGTCCAGGATTGAGCAGCTCTTCCCCATCCCTGACTTCAAACAG GCTGCCTCCTGGCTTGATGCTGCCCCCTCTGGCCTGGAGGACTGTCTGCAGGAGGCAGACAAGGATGATTTGAGGGAgctgctgaccaatcagagctgtTTACAGGGACAGGCATTGACAGCAG TGGGCTGTGACACTGAGAAGACCCTCCTGTCTGTCTGGTCCCACCCCCTCTTCACTAAACTGACCAATCCCAACCCTCCTCCTTCTGACACAGAGGTCCAATCAGATGCGCTCCCAGAGGTGAGTAGTCCCTTGCAGCTGGATGTGGAGCTGGTGAAGGTGGAGGTTGTGGTGATGACAGAGGATGAACAGGAGGAGGTCGAGGAGACTGTGATTGGGTTAGAGGCATCCAATGAGAGCTCAGCAGTGGTCAGCGACGAATGCTCAGTCACACCTGTGGAGGTGGAGAG GTTGAGGGACTCATTTGGAAACATggccaaccaatcagaagacacag ATCTCTCCTGCTCGGAGGTCGCAGCAAATGCTCTGTACAGCATTTCCCATAATTCCCAGCGTGTGGCTCACAAGTGTCCTCAGTGTGGCAAATGCTTCATCTACCGctcacag GTGATCCGACACCTGCGCTCCAACAAGTTGTGCGGCTCGGCGTTAACGACGTCCGCGCTCGGACAGCCTCAGCCCGGCAGTGGAGACAAAGAGCCCCACCTTCCTCAGAGCAGCCCCCCGCAGCCCCGCCCCGTCAGGTCCCAGTCCTGCTTCCAGTGCAGCGCCGTGTTCAGGACCAAAGCCGAGCTGCTGTCGCACCAGCGCACGCACCGGGCGCGCCCGGTCTACCACTGCGGCCAGTGCGACAAAGAGTTCCACCACCTGTCCAGCCTGACCAATCACAAGCAGACCCACCTGGACAAGGGAGGCTTCACCTGCAGCCGGTGTGACAAGGTGTTCGAGTCGGCCAAGGAGAGGGACACCCATCGGCTGCAACACCGGCTGCCCGACCTCACCTGCACCGTGTGCGACCAGACGTTCGGCTCGCAGACGCAGCTGCTGCGACACCTGCAGACCCACTCGGTGGAGGGGGCCGAGCCCTGCTACAACTGCCGCTTCTGTGACCAGACCTTCTCAG GTGTGACCCAGCTTCGCATCCACCAGCGCACACACACCTTCCGCTCGTACCAGTGCGACCTGTGCAGCAAGACGTACGGCTCGCTCACCGGCCTGCACTCCCACCGGGCGAGCCACACCGCCGAGAGCCGCTTCCTGTGCCCGCAGTGCGGCAAGCGCTTCAAAACCCGCGACGGCCTGGAGGGCCACCTGAGGACACACACCGGGGAGCGGCCCTACCGCTGCCCCTACTGCCCCAAAGACTTCACCGCGCTCGCTGGCCTCAACGTGCACGTGCGGCGGCACACCGGGGAGCGGCCGTACGTCTGCACGGTGTGCGGTAAGGGCTGGCCGTCCGGAGGcgacctgcagaaacacatgaGGACGCACACGGGCGAGCGTCCCTACATCTGCCAGGACTGCGGGAAGGCCTTCTCCATTTCCTGTCACCTGACCGAACACCGGAGGATACACACAG GAGAGAAGCCGTTCTCGTGTCCAGACTGTGGGAAGTGTTTACGGAGGaagtttgacctgaagaaacaCATGTTGTCCCACAGCAACATCCGTCCCTACGCCTGCACCTTCTGCACCAAGAGCTACACCCGCAAAACTCACCTGAACAGACACCTGCTGACACACAGGACTACCGACGGCGAGGCGGCGGCGGCAGTGGAGGCGGCCGAGGAGGCCTGA
- the f2 gene encoding prothrombin, translating into MKEPTLKSAAVLLLFLLHGCLANAVFLSSQVASQVLVRNRRAYQLLEEMKPGNLERECIEEICDHEEAREVFEQPVKTEKFWANYLDCKGTQMTRTAKNIELVRQCVNGQCIYLQGVNYAGDISITQSGRMCQHWKHSFPHPIFREYNALEPDSILKENFCRNPNNNSSGPWCFTKDPSVQKEPCRVPKCGEVFVPPTVATKPDRPVECIANYGIDYVGDLSVTLGGHTCLLWSLPEVRALSQDKEFNPDVQLQSNKCRNPDGDYEGPWCYVRVDGNITVDYCPLQLCDDPLFGPEQTTVTEGRERSVLGQPRKNLFTPRTFGQGEDDCGQRPLFEKKNKQDAKEGELLESYRGSRVVGGIDAEVASAPWQVMLYKRSPQELLCGASLISDQWILTAAHCILYPPWNKNFTIDDILVRLGKYNRAKFERGIEKIVALDEIIVHPKYDWKTNLNRDIALLHMRKPVIFTDEIHPVCLPSKTVAAFLMSEGFKGRVTGWGNLKESWNPSVRNLPAVLQQIHLPIVDQNICRSSTSVKITDNMFCAGYNPEDTQRGDACEGDSGGPFVMKYPAENRWYQIGIVSWGEGCDRDGKYGFYTHLFRMTRWMRKVIDKAGGSNDE; encoded by the exons ATGAAGGAACCAACattaaaatcagctgctgttctgctgctgttcctcctgcacGGCTGTCTGGCAAACGCTG TTTTTCTCAGCAGCCAGGTCGCGTCGCAGGTTTTGGTCCGAAACAGACGAGCCTATCAACTGCTTGAGGAGATGAAACCAG GGAACCTGGAGCGAGAGTGCATCGAGGAAATCTGCGACCACGAAGAAGCCCGGGAGGTGTTCGAGCAGCCAGTTAAAACA GAGAAATTCTGGGCCAATTACCTGG ACTGTAAAGGAACTCAGATGACAAGAACGGCAAAGAATATTGAGCTTGTCAGACAATGTGTAAACG gtcAGTGTATTTATCTTCAGGGAGTGAACTACGCAGGAGACATCAGCATCACACAATCCGGCAGAATGTGTCAGCACTGGAAGCACAGCTTTCCACATCCCATCTTTAG agagTACAATGCTTTGGAGCCAGACAGCATCTTGAAGGAGAATTTCTGCAGAAACCCCAACAACAACTCATCAGGACCCTGGTGTTTCACCAAAGACCCATCTGTCCAGAAAGAGCCCTGCAGAGTTCCAAAATGTG GTGAGGTCTTTGTTCCACCCACTGTGGCCACAAAACCAGACAGACCTGTAGAGTGCATAGCAAATTATGGTATAGATTATGTTGGGGACCTAAGCGTTACCCTGGGAGGCCACACCTGTCTGCTGTGGTCATTACCAGAGGTAAGAGCCCTCAGCCAGGACAAGGAGTTCAACCCTGATGTTCAGCTGCAGAGCAACAAGTGCCGAAATCCTGACGGTGACTATGAGGGCCCCTGGTGCTACGTCAGGGTTGATGGAAATATAACAGTTGACTACTGTCCACTGCAACTGTGTG ACGATCCACTGTTTGGGCCTGAGCAAACAACTGTGACCGAAGGCAGGGAGCGCTCTGTCTTAGGTCAGCCCAGAAAAAACCTTTTCACTCCTCGCACCTTTGGACAAGGAGAGGATG ATTGTGGACAGCGCCCCCTGTTtgaaaagaagaacaaacaggATGCAAAGGAGGGAGAGCTTTTGGAGTCCTACAGAGGGAGTCGTGTCGTTGGGGGTATCGATGCTGAAGTGGCCTCGGCTCCATG GCAGGTGATGCTGTACAAGCGTAGCCCACAGGAGTTACTGTGTGGAGCCAgtctgatcagtgatcagtggatCCTCACCGCAGCTCACTGTATCCTGTACCCACCCTGGAACAAAAACTTCACCATCGATGATATACTGGTCCGCCTGGGAAAATACAACAGAGCCAA GTTTGAACGCGGCATTGAGAAGATCGTGGCACTTGATGAAATCATCGTCCACCCTAAGTACGACTGGAAGACAAACCTGAACCGTGACATCGCCCTGCTGCACATGAGAAAGCCAGTCATATTCACCGATGAGATCCACCCCGTCTGCCTGCCCAGCAAGACGGTCGCCGCATT TCTGATGTCCGAAGGCTTTAAGGGCCGAGTTACCGGGTGGGGGAACCTGAAGGAAAGCTGGAACCCCTCAGTGAGAAATTTGCCAGCAGTCCTCCAGCAAATCCACCTACCAATAGTGGACCAGAACATCTGCCGCAGTTCCACTTCAGTCAAGATCACAGACAACATGTTCTGTGCTG GTTATAACCCAGAAGATACTCAACGTGGAGACGCCTGTGAGGGAGACAGTGGTGGACCGTTTGTGATGAAG TACCCGGCAGAGAACCGCTGGTATCAGATCGGCATCGTGTCGTGGGGCGAGGGCTGCGACCGTGACGGAAAGTACGGCTTCTACACTCACCTATTCAGGATGACCAGGTGGATGAGGAAAGTTATCGACAAGGCGGGAGGAAGTAATGACGAGTAG
- the LOC115796420 gene encoding zinc finger protein 271-like isoform X2, which produces MASPLPLSSLRLLVPPLRLLTAAMWQVARHQSVKHYWMLEDFVSLMTEAVPQLLTDRQRSLLLLALRAKVTLSDPRSAALRAHPDRIGSEATLDEEVNRCCSALVTLTDKLTQSPDDARRLLQEVFDQRFNSALQSLISDFLSRIEQLFPIPDFKQAASWLDAAPSGLEDCLQEADKDDLRELLTNQSCLQGQALTAVGCDTEKTLLSVWSHPLFTKLTNPNPPPSDTEVQSDALPEVSSPLQLDVELVKVEVVVMTEDEQEEVEETVIGLEASNESSAVVSDECSVTPVEVERLRDSFGNMANQSEDTDLSCSEVAANALYSISHNSQRVAHKCPQCGKCFIYRSQVIRHLRSNKLCGSALTTSALGQPQPGSGDKEPHLPQSSPPQPRPVRSQSCFQCSAVFRTKAELLSHQRTHRARPVYHCGQCDKEFHHLSSLTNHKQTHLDKGGFTCSRCDKVFESAKERDTHRLQHRLPDLTCTVCDQTFGSQTQLLRHLQTHSVEGAEPCYNCRFCDQTFSGVTQLRIHQRTHTFRSYQCDLCSKTYGSLTGLHSHRASHTAESRFLCPQCGKRFKTRDGLEGHLRTHTGERPYRCPYCPKDFTALAGLNVHVRRHTGERPYVCTVCGKGWPSGGDLQKHMRTHTGERPYICQDCGKAFSISCHLTEHRRIHTGEKPFSCPDCGKCLRRKFDLKKHMLSHSNIRPYACTFCTKSYTRKTHLNRHLLTHRTTDGEAAAAVEAAEEA; this is translated from the exons ATGG CCTCCCCTCTTCCCCTTTCCTCCCTGCGCCTCCTCGTTCCACCTCTCCGCCTGCTGACGGCGGCGATGTGGCAGGTTGCTAGGCACCAAAGCGTGAAGCATTATTGGATGCTGGAGGACTTTGTTTCTCTCATGACCGAGGCCGTCCCGCAACTGCTGACGGACAGGCAGAggagcctgctgctgctggctctgagGGCAAAG GTTACCCTTTCAGACCCCAGATCAGCTGCCCTCCGTGCCCATCCGGACAGGATCGGCTCTGAGGCAACG CTGGATGAAGAGGTAAACAGATGCTGCTCAGCTCTGGTGACGCTCACTGACAAACTGACTCAGAGTCCAGACGACGCTCGGCGCCTCCTACAG GAGGTATTCGACCAGAGGTTCAACTCCGCCCTCCAGTCCCTCATATCTGACTTCCTGTCCAGGATTGAGCAGCTCTTCCCCATCCCTGACTTCAAACAG GCTGCCTCCTGGCTTGATGCTGCCCCCTCTGGCCTGGAGGACTGTCTGCAGGAGGCAGACAAGGATGATTTGAGGGAgctgctgaccaatcagagctgtTTACAGGGACAGGCATTGACAGCAG TGGGCTGTGACACTGAGAAGACCCTCCTGTCTGTCTGGTCCCACCCCCTCTTCACTAAACTGACCAATCCCAACCCTCCTCCTTCTGACACAGAGGTCCAATCAGATGCGCTCCCAGAGGTGAGTAGTCCCTTGCAGCTGGATGTGGAGCTGGTGAAGGTGGAGGTTGTGGTGATGACAGAGGATGAACAGGAGGAGGTCGAGGAGACTGTGATTGGGTTAGAGGCATCCAATGAGAGCTCAGCAGTGGTCAGCGACGAATGCTCAGTCACACCTGTGGAGGTGGAGAG GTTGAGGGACTCATTTGGAAACATggccaaccaatcagaagacacag ATCTCTCCTGCTCGGAGGTCGCAGCAAATGCTCTGTACAGCATTTCCCATAATTCCCAGCGTGTGGCTCACAAGTGTCCTCAGTGTGGCAAATGCTTCATCTACCGctcacag GTGATCCGACACCTGCGCTCCAACAAGTTGTGCGGCTCGGCGTTAACGACGTCCGCGCTCGGACAGCCTCAGCCCGGCAGTGGAGACAAAGAGCCCCACCTTCCTCAGAGCAGCCCCCCGCAGCCCCGCCCCGTCAGGTCCCAGTCCTGCTTCCAGTGCAGCGCCGTGTTCAGGACCAAAGCCGAGCTGCTGTCGCACCAGCGCACGCACCGGGCGCGCCCGGTCTACCACTGCGGCCAGTGCGACAAAGAGTTCCACCACCTGTCCAGCCTGACCAATCACAAGCAGACCCACCTGGACAAGGGAGGCTTCACCTGCAGCCGGTGTGACAAGGTGTTCGAGTCGGCCAAGGAGAGGGACACCCATCGGCTGCAACACCGGCTGCCCGACCTCACCTGCACCGTGTGCGACCAGACGTTCGGCTCGCAGACGCAGCTGCTGCGACACCTGCAGACCCACTCGGTGGAGGGGGCCGAGCCCTGCTACAACTGCCGCTTCTGTGACCAGACCTTCTCAG GTGTGACCCAGCTTCGCATCCACCAGCGCACACACACCTTCCGCTCGTACCAGTGCGACCTGTGCAGCAAGACGTACGGCTCGCTCACCGGCCTGCACTCCCACCGGGCGAGCCACACCGCCGAGAGCCGCTTCCTGTGCCCGCAGTGCGGCAAGCGCTTCAAAACCCGCGACGGCCTGGAGGGCCACCTGAGGACACACACCGGGGAGCGGCCCTACCGCTGCCCCTACTGCCCCAAAGACTTCACCGCGCTCGCTGGCCTCAACGTGCACGTGCGGCGGCACACCGGGGAGCGGCCGTACGTCTGCACGGTGTGCGGTAAGGGCTGGCCGTCCGGAGGcgacctgcagaaacacatgaGGACGCACACGGGCGAGCGTCCCTACATCTGCCAGGACTGCGGGAAGGCCTTCTCCATTTCCTGTCACCTGACCGAACACCGGAGGATACACACAG GAGAGAAGCCGTTCTCGTGTCCAGACTGTGGGAAGTGTTTACGGAGGaagtttgacctgaagaaacaCATGTTGTCCCACAGCAACATCCGTCCCTACGCCTGCACCTTCTGCACCAAGAGCTACACCCGCAAAACTCACCTGAACAGACACCTGCTGACACACAGGACTACCGACGGCGAGGCGGCGGCGGCAGTGGAGGCGGCCGAGGAGGCCTGA